DNA sequence from the Candidatus Saccharibacteria bacterium oral taxon 488 genome:
CTGAGCATATATTTTCTAGCCTTAAAATTCCTTCCCGGCAAATACTCGCTCGCGAGCCTGCTGTCTATCGTCGGTTCATTTACTCCTTTTATATTCTGGTGGTATCAAACAATCACCATCATGAGCATCGTCTGGGGAATCGTCATACTGCTTACAGCCATGCGCTTGATAGAACATAGGCCTCTTTCATTTCTCGCTAACTATAAGCGTGGCAATATCATATCGCAGCTCATACTGTCTGGTTCGCTCATTTATTCACTAGTAGGATTTGCTCTATTGCTATACCCTGCTTTTCAAATTCCCGTCGTAATTACGGTAGGTCTAGTTTTTCTTGGTTATTACATAAACACCTGGAAGAAACTTACCAAAAAGACACGCAAGAGACTGTATATCAACACAGTTGTTCTGGCTGGCTCTACCTTAGTGGCCATTGGTATCATCGGCGTATTTTTAATCACTAGGCTGGATGCGGTGCGAGCCATTTCTGGCACAGATTACCCCGGAGCACGCTTCGTACATTCAGGAACACCATCACAGGCTGACCTTATTGGATTAGCAGGCTATAGTCAGTATCGTCTACAGGATAATTCGTCCATTGGCTCGATTGATCCAAGTAAGGGTAGCATCAATCAGAGCGAACTATCAGCGTCTATCATCATACCTTTTGCCTTTATTATTCCTATATTACTTATACTTCTTTATCAATGGCGCAAAAAAAGAATGATAGATTGGGTGGGTGTAGCAATCGTTACTACCTGTCTAGTATTCGCTGCACATCTATTTTTGCCGGGGTTTTCCACGATAGCAAAGCCCTTTATGCTGCATCTTGTGCCAATAACGAGGCTTCAGCTTGGCTTGGGCTTTGTGGGTATTCTTTCGTTACTTTATGTTATCGCCAACAGTAAACAGCTTGTATCAAAATACCGTCCATGGATATATCTCTATTCAGGTCTCATAGTTATTGTATATATTCTAACGATAGTATTTGTTATAAAATTTAATCGTAATTTTGCCGGAGACTTACGTATATTAGGTATAGCCGCTATCAGCTTTTCTGGCGGCCTAGCTCTTGTTTTTATTGGCAAAGAAAAGCTTGGCTTGCTGCTGCTATTAGCTCTTTGCATCATGTCAACCATAACCATCCAGCCTCTCTACAAAGGCCTCGGCAGTGGCTATAATAGTAATATAATTACCAGCAAAATAGCTTCGCTGTCATCACCTGATGATGTATGGGGACTGTCTGGCACGGTTGTTTTGGAGAATTTTCCGCAAATGGCCAATCGCAAATCAATTACCGGGGTTCACACTTATCCTGATAAAGACTTTTGGTCGAAAGTATCCAAGGACAAAACTATTTACAATAGATATGCTCACGTACTGCTGTCTGACACAATCACGGACGACTTAAAGCTAACGCAGCCAGATGTGTTCATTGCGCGCTTGAATTGCAACAACCATCTCGGCAGAACTATTACTCACGTTATCGCAACGACCCCCCTCCAACTTCCCTGCTACAAATTAATTGACCAAACCACAGTGGGTGGTGGCACTATTATGTTTTATAAAAGAACCCCGTAAAGTCTTTACTATATTATTAGTACTTGCTATGATTAACCATAAAGGAAATGATCTACTAACATGAGAATACATAAAAAACGAAACCATAAAAAAATAATCTTGGTATTTGTTATACTATTTTTGCTATTAACTGGGTACGCTCTAACAGCCTATGGGTTTAAATTTTGGCCTTTTACGAAAAACCAATTTACTGAAGCAACAGAGGAGCAAAAAACAGCTGGCAACAATATAAAAGAAAAGTCATTAGAAAACACGACTGAAGGATCAGGAGACAAAAAATCTTCACCGCAATCCAAAACACCGCGAGGTAGCGACCCCTCCCCGGCGCCAACTCCGTCGCCAAACGGCGGTAAGCCGACGGTTGTAGTAAGCATAACCGCCGCAACAGTTGATAAGTCTGCTGCTACTCTTTACGTACGCAGTCTTATCCAAACCATTTCTTCAAACGGCACCTGCACCCTATCGATGCGTCACAGCAGCGGACGAACATATTCAAATAGCGCCGGGTCACAGGCCGGACCGAGCACCTCCAGCTGTAAGGGCTTTAATGTACCCCTTTCTCAACTGACACCGGGAAAATGGACAATAACAATTCGCTATGAGGATGCTACCGTTACTGGCAGCGCCGAGGGGGAGGTAACTATATGAAAAAGTTTCTACTCAGCGTAGGACTGTCGATATCAATCTGCCTGGGAGTATTGTTTACTTCATTACCAGTGTCGGCTACCTTGAATGATTTTGATCCAGGCAACATCATGGATGATACAGTCGCCACCAATTATGGATCTATGAATGCGCAGCAAATTCAAGCTTTTCTCAACAGCAAAGTTCCCCAATGCGACACTAACGGATCTCAACCGGCAAGAGAGTTCGGAAGGCCCGACATTAGCCGTGCTCAGTATGCTTCTTTGCGCGGCTGGCATGGTCCACCGTATACCTGTCTACGTGATTACCGATCGGGAGATGGAAGGAGTGCCGCTCAATTAATTTTTGATGTCGCCCAAAAATATCACGTCAACCCTCAACTTCTTATAGTTCTTCTACAAAAGGAACAGGCGTTAGTGACCGATGTTTGGCCAACGCGCGGTCAATTTAGAAGCGCAACCGGCTACGGCTGTCCAGACACGGCCGCCTGTGATAGTAAATATTTTGGCTTAGAAAACCAACTAGAGTGGGCCGCAAAACACTTCCATTACATCATTACTCGTAATCCGAATTGGTATTCCCCATATACGACCGGCGTTAATTTTGTCCGCTGGAGTCCAAATGCGGCCTGCGGTGGATCGCATGTAAATATTCAAAACTGGACAACTGCCGCACTCTATAGCTATACACCATATCAACCAAACGCCGCAGCTTTAGCTGCCGGCTACGGAAGGGGCGACGGTTGTAGCTCTTATGGAAATCGTAATTTCTACAATTATTTTACTGATTGGTTTGGCGGTACTCGTTCAAGCAGCTCCTTCGCCTGTCGAGACGGTCAAAATCTACCCGGCGTTGCAACCGGCGCTCGAATTGCACCAACCAGAATAAATGGTAGCCGAGATACACTAACGATCACCGTACCAAATAACACTGGCAGTAAATGCGCGGAGATGCACACGTGGGCAGATGCTCACCTACAAACATGGTCACAACATGTCGCCACAAATTCATACACATTCAATCAACAATACAGTAAAGTTATCTCGCAAAAAGTAAATCACAGGAATACAGTATTAACGAAAGTCGACTATAATGGTACGGCAAGTGGACGCGTTGAGTTTCATACCTGGACTCAAGACGGGTTGCGCTGGCTAGCACATACCGCAACAACCGCCGGACCGATAGACCCACGATTATCAGAGGTTATTACCGCTGATACTAACGGCGACGGGGTGGATGAATACTATTTAATTAACTATGAGCAGACCAACACCGGAATGATTGAGGTGCACGGCTGGAGTGATAACGGTACAAGTTGGTTCCGACATACCGCGACAAGTCATCCCGCCGCCAGCATGAATACAGGTCGAGTCATCGCTGCCGATCTTGATGGCGACAAGAAGGACGAGTTTATCTACGTTAAATACAGCAACACTTCAAGTGGACGAGTTGAGTTTCATGTTTGGGACGCATCATTAAAGAACTGGATACGTCATACCGCCAGCAATTACCCGCAAGCTGGCTATGTGGTAGCTACAAATGATATGGTGGCAGCTGATCTGTTTGGTAGAGGTAGAGACACGATCTATTACATTAAATACCGAGACACCCCTCATAATAAAATTGAGGTTCATGGGTGGGGCGACAATCAGCAATCGTGGGACAGCCATATATCGACCTCATCGGGCACATACTAAGCCTCTCGGGTGTAGGTATTTCATCAAATATCCCCGCCTTACTGGCGGGGATGATGGCTATTGCGGTATGTGTTTTATTTAGGTAAGCGATAGCCCGGTCCAAATTGCTCAAAGTTATCGTTATAGAATGGGTCGCGCTTCAAATAATCGCCCCATCTTTTACGCATCTCGTTTTGCGCTTCTTGTAGCTCGGTGCTGTCTCTTTCGCTCGTATTGATGCGCCCAACACTCTTCGATTCATAATGAAATAGTTCAGCATAAGGAGTGTACAGATTGTAGTAACCCTTTTTACGCAGCTTAAGGTTTAGATCAACATCATTATAGGTAACCCGCAGTTTCGGGTCAAAGCCGCCAACCTCATCAAACTTCTTCCGACTCACCATACTACATGCAGCGGTTACGGCCGATACATTGCGAATATTAGCCGTGTAAATATAGGTAAATATATCAACCCGCTGATCCTCGCCATAAAATGGATGAAACGCTATATCTCGTTCCGACAGGACAATTCCGGCATGCTGAATGGTCTTATCTTCGAACAATAGCTTTGGCCCAACCATACCAATTTCTGACCTTTGAGCATGTTCCAACAGTGCCTGTATCCAGTCGTGCGTAATAACTTTGGTGTCATTATTTAAGAATAAAAGATATTCTCCACGAGAAGCTTTTGCCCCCTGGTTGCAAGCATCTGAAAAATTAAATTTCTTTTTATAATTAACGATGGTTACGCTTTCAAGACCACTGGTTAGCTTTTTGTAAAAATCTTTAACCTGCTTATCTGTCGACCCCGTATCAACAATGACGATTTCAAAATACGGATACGTTGTGTCTTCAATAATTGATTCGACGCAGTTCTTGATATAGGTAAAGTTATCCTTAGTCGGAATAATAATTGACACGAGCGGATTATTCGGTATGACGTACTTCTTGCGCCAAAAACCCAATGCAATATGAGCGTCAATGGATGCATTTTCTTTTCTCTGCTTGACACTATCACGAATTACCCGCTTTTGATTAACATAGGCGTACGGCTTACTATCGGCATTCATAGCAGTGGAGGTTTCCGACTTTCGCCAGTGATATAGAATTTTCGGAATATGATAAATATTGTCTGTTTGAGCGGCAATCTTTAGGAATAGGTCCCAGTCTTGAGCTCCTTGTGTGCCCGGCGTAAAGCCACCGACCTTTTTTACGGTGCTGGTTTTCATTGTTGCAAAATGAGTGACCATATTGCATGAATTCATAAAGTCGGGGCTCCAGTCCGGCTTAAAGAACGGCTCTATATGATTGTTCTCCTGATCAATTTTATCTTCATCAGTGTATATAAGCTCCACCTCAGGATACTTATTGATCACATTAACAGCCTCAAACAGTGCATTGGGCGCTAATATATCATCGTGATCAAGAAGCGATATGTATTCTCCTTTTGCCATAGTGAGGGCGGTGTTTGACGACTCGGCTATATGACCATTTTTTTTACGGAAAGTTGCTGTAATGTTGTCATATTTTTTACATATTCCCTAACAACATGCTTCGTCTGCTCGTTCGTAGAATTATCATCAGAAATACATAATTCCCAATTATCATAACTCTGGGCCAGCACTGAATCAATACAAATACGAAGGTACTCTGGATTTGTATTGTATGTTGGTAGCAAAATGCTAATCAGCGGACGGTAACGAAACTTTTTAGACTGCTCTTTTTGTTCACTAAGTTGCTCGGCCGTCAGTGTGTGCTTGCCAAACCACTCAATGTATTCATCGTATCTCTTTTTATTTACAATTTTACGATCGCGATACAGACGAATTTGTTTTCGACCGTATGACGGATGTAATGTTGCGCGGACAGCAAATTTTGCGCTATTGATAATCATATTTTTCATGTTGCTTTACTCATCTCCCTTCATATAATTTCCATTCTCCCAACAACTTCATCGGCCCATCACGAAATTTGTCCTTTCCTTTTATAACAAACGAGAAAGCGCGTGGCAAATGTTTGACAATACCGTCGTCAATCCGACGATGTAGTGATATGTGAATATCATATCTTCCAGGATTAAAACAGTCTAGCTGCTGCTTAAAATTAATCTTCCTTCCATTTTTGATAAAGTGCTGCGGCGTATCTCTGCAATTACGATCAGCAAACACAAATCCACCATATACAAAAGAAATATTAACAAACAAGTCCTCAGAGATACCGTCAACAATAACGCCAATATCAAGTGTTTCTTTTTGGGTAAAAGACTTTTTATCCGGTAAATCAACAATCATCTCCACTGAATCGTCTTGAGATTCCTCCTCCGCCTTGGTGATGGTCTCGATATTTATCTCGGTATATAGGTCAGCGATCTCTTGAGGAGACCCGATATGCTTAATGCGACCACTCTCTATATACATAGCTCTTGAACAAAATCGCCGCACAGCATTCATGTCATGCGTGACAAAAACTACTGTTTGACCACTTCGCTTAACCTTTTCAAAATAATCAAAGCATTTCTGCTGAAATGCCGCGTCACCAACAGCCAG
Encoded proteins:
- a CDS encoding glycosyltransferase is translated as MAKGEYISLLDHDDILAPNALFEAVNVINKYPEVELIYTDEDKIDQENNHIEPFFKPDWSPDFMNSCNMVTHFATMKTSTVKKVGGFTPGTQGAQDWDLFLKIAAQTDNIYHIPKILYHWRKSETSTAMNADSKPYAYVNQKRVIRDSVKQRKENASIDAHIALGFWRKKYVIPNNPLVSIIIPTKDNFTYIKNCVESIIEDTTYPYFEIVIVDTGSTDKQVKDFYKKLTSGLESVTIVNYKKKFNFSDACNQGAKASRGEYLLFLNNDTKVITHDWIQALLEHAQRSEIGMVGPKLLFEDKTIQHAGIVLSERDIAFHPFYGEDQRVDIFTYIYTANIRNVSAVTAACSMVSRKKFDEVGGFDPKLRVTYNDVDLNLKLRKKGYYNLYTPYAELFHYESKSVGRINTSERDSTELQEAQNEMRKRWGDYLKRDPFYNDNFEQFGPGYRLPK
- a CDS encoding glycosyltransferase, which codes for MIINSAKFAVRATLHPSYGRKQIRLYRDRKIVNKKRYDEYIEWFGKHTLTAEQLSEQKEQSKKFRYRPLISILLPTYNTNPEYLRICIDSVLAQSYDNWELCISDDNSTNEQTKHVVREYVKNMTTLQQLSVKKMVI
- a CDS encoding ATP-binding cassette domain-containing protein, encoding MDDIAVAVNTLTKTFKIPTEASNGIKQKTINYLKGKKGYREFTPLKDISFEIKKGEFFGIVGKNGSGKSTLLKSIAQIYTPTGGSVQVNGSLVPFIELGVGFNPELTGRENIFLNGALLGFSHKEMELMYDDIVEFSELADFMEEKLKNYSSGMQVRLAFSVAIKARGDILMLDEVLAVGDAAFQQKCFDYFEKVKRSGQTVVFVTHDMNAVRRFCSRAMYIESGRIKHIGSPQEIADLYTEINIETITKAEEESQDDSVEMIVDLPDKKSFTQKETLDIGVIVDGISEDLFVNISFVYGGFVFADRNCRDTPQHFIKNGRKINFKQQLDCFNPGRYDIHISLHRRIDDGIVKHLPRAFSFVIKGKDKFRDGPMKLLGEWKLYEGR